In Apis mellifera strain DH4 linkage group LG10, Amel_HAv3.1, whole genome shotgun sequence, the genomic window aaaatattcaatcacaTATTGATAAGTGTTtttcaaaagtaaaattatataataatttaaacatatatgaattgtatataacttataatacttataatattttatcatagtcTCAAGGATGTCTTGGAGTTACTGAATCAGAATTTGCAACATGGATTATGCAAGAACCTCCTTTATTAATTTGGATAACAACATTTAATCGTATGAAATCTGCAGaacatagtatatatattttattttgaaacatttaataatatattttgagaaactgaagtaaaagtaataaatattatatattcttttatctagTTGTACATAATATTAGATGTTCATTTTGTAAAACAACACCAATTCATGGACTACGATATTCATGTTTAAAATGTGCAACATATCATCAATGTCAACATTGTTTCTTACATGGTAAAATATCAGGAAagcataaattaaaacatcCTGTTCGTGAATTTTGTACTAAGGTATATTAATatgcttttttaattcttttttttttttttaatataaatactaattttgatattgatcTTGCATAATACTATttgctataatatttttccagacTTCAAATCGAGaagtaacaaaattaattattgaattaattagaaataaattgagaTTATGTCCTGGTAGATCTATTGGGTTAAATATTGATGATCAAATTCCACATATAAggttgttatatatatacgtgtttaagatataatataatatacaattttattttataatttctattttttttttcaaatgtctGTTGTAGTACTGAAATAAGATATACTGATTGTGAATCAGTAAGAAGTACAATTAAAAGACGAGTTTTAAATGATCCACAAAAAGAACTACAAAGTATAATTACTcatttggaagaagaaaataaacaattgcAAATTGAATTGCTTGATATACAGGGTACTAAGGCAGAAAGACTTCAGCGTCATAGAGTTACAATTGAATCACAATTACAAcgtctaaaattattaaaagtatattgtcattttatgattaatatcattttagatatctaataaaataatgaaatattttcttattttttttatagaaatgtttatttactgATAGAATTTGTATGCCtcaagtaattaattatatgcaaAGTACACCAATGGTTCCTTCTCTTTCATCACGATTAACATCCTTacctataaattttgaattaagtCCAATTATTCgacaagaaaatatagaacatACTTCAAATATGAATGATACAGATatacaaacaaataattttaatccattaactagaaattgtattaatgaACAAAATTATGATGTTATTGATCCTAGAGAAGCATcttcaagtataaaatttaataatatactagAACCtactaaaatagaattaagtaCATGGATAGGAGGTATGTTATatgttgattttttattattttgaaaaatatatctttaaaacatcaatttaatagattatgtatatgaatgaataaagtTCACACATTTTTTAACTTCTAAATTTTAGGTACAAAAAGATCAGATATAAATCCATCTGATAGTGGTTTTTCTCAATGGTTAAGTTCTAACAATTCAAAttgcaaagaagaaaaatattcagtaAAAGCAATGACTAATACTGAAAAAGAATCATTACCTATATCTGATTCTCTCATAAGTATTCACAGAGATAATACACCATCATCTCTACAAAGACCTGATAAACATTCACAACATAGTAgcttacaaaatattcaaggTGATCTAAATGACATACTAGATAGATTACAAAATATGGTTACAGATGATCGTTTATTAGatggtaaattattatattttaaatgatacatggtattttttatataattatttttacataaattgttGCTTTAGATTCTTATGTTGTTAATGACAATTGCAAATTAAAGCGAGCTACCACAGAAATGGAAGATTTATTAACAGGACTTATTCAAGGTATGGAATCTCGCAAGAATAAGCTTACtactattgtataattattaatcataattaatattttgtaattctatcttaaatatttacaaaataaatatttccgtCCATATAATTTGaactattaaaatgataatataatttttattttcaatattttataatgatataaatgataaaaaaaaatcttagttataaaataatatgaaaaaatagtaaaagttTAAGAATATTGTCGATTAATCATGTTATAAGtagatcatttttatttttttaaatgttattcttattattagtaaaataatgaatgattatttttatttttctactatataatcatttaattgaaatttcaaagattataaaaaaataaaaataatcaaaatctttaaaaagctttcattttaaaaattattgtatgtaATTATGACATCtatgtaatttttgataaatataattttttcaatttttaaaaaaaatttttttttattttttttttttaatttttaaaactaacaaaattattgaaaatactcAAGAGCTTTACATAATCTTCAAATattgatatgaattttaataaattgtatatataataatttataaaataaataaaaaaaatgttcaattagtacattgaaataattttttatatatatttatagaaatataaatgtttatttaactattaaaatattatgataaactatgataaactttaaattttatcttttttcttttaagtaaaaaggaaagaaaatgaattaatatattttaaatatatataagattaatatgttgttttatttttatttattaattaaagtaagcattgaatttttgttaaaaagataCATATGATTCATCATTTTAATGAATGGACTAgatcatcatttattatatagtataaatatagtataaaatatgttcatttttaaaatacatagaaCATATAAATGTAGTAttacgttatatatttttgtcaacCAACAAATGTATCCGTTAAATAAGTAAGTTTAAATAATCGTGCGAAATGTGATTTCTCTGATGGTAAGTTTACTGTCCATGCGATTACACGAACATCACGATTAGTCCAATCATGTATAACACgcctaaaataatatatataaaagatatagttttttataataactattgtataacattatttaacattgtgagatatatgaaatatttatatgtacatactgatttattatatctttatgcaACAACACAGTAGATACACccacaatataatacataaaacgGGAAAACATCCATTCATAAACAAAATCTACTAAACAATACATCAgatgttgaaataaattgttatgatATCTTGCTGGACCTGGACCCTCTACACCTGAATAAGATActcttgaataataataaggtcTCCATGCAAGACCTCCTACAATTCGAGGTTCCTTTCTTCTAATctatattaacataaaataatagaatttaatatgttaaatactAAACTtaccaataattttataatcataattatctttattttaccaTATATACAACCAAAGGATTAAAACTGGATACAACTgctctttgaaataatttaggaTATTTGTTATACATTTCTACAATTATATGCACAATTTCCATATTTAGGTCAAATGCTTTtagatcaaaaattattctttgttcATTTGATAAACACATTTCTATACCTTCATGAAGCaatggaattttttcaatgaaatttttatcaaatttatctctaaaaaacataaaaagattgaacaaaaatatcattttataatatttcattataaaaaatatatttataatttatttacttaagtggatgattataagaaatatctaaGTCTTTTAATTCATCCCATgtcattttcttaataattccaTATTTTCCACTAACTCTATCAATTGTTGaatcatgaaatattatagGTACATTATCTTTTGTAAGCCATACATCAAATTCAATTGCAGTACATCCTTTATCTTTgcactataaaatattttacaaaagattttattttatttataatttaaattaaataaacaaaaatatattattctttttaaaattataaatttttttgttagcaACTACTATtagtattcatatttattataaaataatatataattctttttgttataaaatatctagaaTTCCAATTTAGttgagaaaaaaacaaattgatttgttattttttctggaataattactaattaaaaaaaaactattataatatataagattttacaTTACGAAAAGCTGTTAAACTGTTCTCAGGAAAATCATATCCTCCACCACGATGAGCCACCACTCGCATGCAATATTGTTCTCCATTACCATGATCTTTGCCTACGGTATTATTTTTCAGTAAAAGAGGATCTACACCAAGCACTTCTTGCACAATGCTTTCCTTTGGTGGTGGAATCCTGGCTATTTTTAGTCCAAATGTGACAAGGAGAGAAATCCAAAAAATCCATggtattgaaaaatgataaataatagttatGAAAATACTCCAAATAActtgtaaaaatatcatcaataaACCAGTGTTCAAAATtagttcaataattttatgcatcctttaaaaaagtttttagtcttgttaatgttttttaagagaaaatatgaattaatcaattttacaaatacaaaGACTTCAATTATAATACTGTTGCACGACACACTTTAttacttgaaaatataattttgcacaTTCTTGAAGATATTCTCTAaacttcttatatatatttgtatatagttatatattgtatacgtTTGTTTACGTTACAATATCACAATTTTAGAaacagataattaattattcctgaaatatttaataattacttaataaatatatattttaaatgtaattatggCTTATACAtaccaattaatatttatatttttataaattaataattataattatatgatatattaatcttattgtcttttatattatcacgAAAAatgtagataattattatttaattaattagtaacacgaaatttaatttaaactgtaaatttttttaatataaatattgtcataatataaatcattaatttgtataaaaagaaactaattaaataacattaatatgtttaaaaatttatagactCAATGCACTTACACCTATCTTGTATCCAGACATTGGTACTACTGATATCAAAAGTCGAGAGATGTTcagtatataatacattaatcaatttatataaaatatatgtaaatatataaaaaaattaagaaagcagttaaaataataaaattaatatattttagaatttacataatttgaatatctactattattaaatttggaacacaaaaaaataatattaaataaaatgaataaaatagaattaattcaattgcTTAATATAGCATtctatatttactataatacattaaaaagacAATGTCTAGAAGCAATAATGGTATAaccaattacaaaaatatctttaaaaaaaaaatgcgatactaaaaaaattaattaataagagaacgacatattcaaattaaaaagatggGAGATTCATTAgactttttaacaaaatatcataatatatcgaacaaattaaagaagtgagtattttattattttatttattatatattatttttttttttagaataattcacttttttaataataaaattattattaatatacgtataatataatttattcttatttaaatttaattttagacgatttttaagaaaacCAAATGTTGCTGAAGCAAGTGATCAATTTGGTATGtcatatgatatgatatattcttaaaaagataaaaaaaaatataatattattaatattataaaaattaaaatgttattttttaggaATATTGGCAATTGAATGTGAACAAAAAGAATTATGGCAATATGCAGGTTTATGTTTATTAGCTGCAGCTAGATGTCAAGAAACATTGGAAAATACCTtttctgaattaaattttttaataaaagctgGTCGAGAATTTCTTATGgctgataaaaaagataaaaacataGGATGTTCTTCTATAGGACAAGAAAATATAcaggtttattatttttgtaatttataatcttttatattacaatataaaatataattatgtataatttttatattatataatttttaaaattttatgaatttttattaggcTGCAGTAAATTGTTTTGGTCAAGCTTTAACACATTGTTATAATCAACCAGGATTCAATACTATGTCAGCTGGTTTAGCATTAGAATTAGCATTAGCTTTAGGTCCTACTCCAGCTGGTATACAACAATTATGTAAAgcgattgatatttttccaacTATAAAAGCTATTAATACATTagcatcatattatattaaacaaggtaaatatttattgttgataataaataattattattgatttattggtttatataatatataatatttctccaGGTGATTATGTATCtgctttacaaattttaaatgattttgttGAATTTGTTGAAAGTTATATTAATGCTGGTGCAAAAGgcaactataatattatattacacaggtattaaatataattagaaatataaaattttattgatacataagaaattaattaattgcattaATATATAGATGTGAAATAACTAGAGtactattattacttatacTTCAACCATCACCACAAAGACTGGCACCTTCTTTAGCACaggttttggaaaaatatgcaTGGGTAGAAGAAACTACAGATAATGGTaagtgttatattttttttttcaataatttatataataataaaaagaattataaaattataaaaaataaatttcagattttaatatgaatgaagatgaattactattattacaatCATTAGTATTATCATGTCAATCACATGATTATCAAGCATTACTAGAACTAGAAAGTGAATTGTGgccttatttaaatattgaacaaaagGAGTTATTACATAAGTTAATTCAAGTTTtaacaatacaataaatatattttttgttatataattatattttatataataatttgacattaaaagtaaattataattattaaaaactaattataaattataaatagcatttattaattttgtatttagttttatttaaataatatttttaaaaaatttttatatttttatttatttattattttttttaacatttctatttaattatattctatcttaataaattgttattaattaattcaatagaaatcacttaatataatatatgatataatatataattcctatTTAAactatcatttttatctcattcttgcaaagaagatagaaaaataggTAGACAATATCTCAATAGTGTGAAAGGAAGAACTTGTGCAGTAGAAAGCAGAGTCGATATCTATAGTATACGTATTTCTACAATGAGTatgattgtattataaaagagGGGATATTTCGCGTTCCACGAATATACTAAACTCTACTTTCCTATATCAGAAGACGACGCAAGTAATCGAGGTAGAGTCAGTGATTACGCGAACGCGTCCTCGAATCTTTCTGAATTCGTTTGAcgtcataattttattttattaaggtaatattcttttacaaataattatacattaattgtatattttttaatttaataagatatatttcaaaataacattttataatgtttttgaaaataaataatttatttaaaaaatgtttttctaaatataaattttaattttaatcattaattgccataaaatatttataaaaaaacaaaaattttttcatatttatcgtATGTTcgataacattattaaattataaataacaaaattaaaaattataaattaatattttttatttttatattttatcatgtttatgtatataaaaaataataaaaaaatttttcatacatattttaatatgttaattcaaaataatataaaaattgttctatatatctaatatgccaaaaatattggattttaatatcattaaattcatcaatcgtaaataatttaaatatttatttatttttattttctatatttattttttcaattaattttttcacaaaattaatgttttttttttagaatgaatttttttaattgcttattattttataagacattatttttaattcgtcaaaaaacaaaagattaaatcaaatatttaatttaattttacattaattatatttaatataaagcttataattttatgttaattattaaactataattattataatttaccaCGTGTTTTAACGACCTTGAACTCAGTTTGATACAGGTGAATGtccgaaacatttttatattttagcttGTACAtactatgatatatatttatatattattttcgtttatgtaaatatattttgtttcgattaactgtaaaatataaaaaaaagataaatataaatgaaaaagcaatataatttacttataaaaataaattgaatatgatattaaaaaaaatcatacacaatataattaataaaaaatgagattTCCTTCCCACCCTTAAAGCTCGATTCAAACAAATCTTTAataagatgaaattaaaagttttagaaagatgaagatttcaaaaaattattgtaaataatacaagaaactatatgcattataatatttttatttttttaatagcaatATGACCAAAGATTGGAGAACTATTTTTGTAACTGGAGGAGCGGGTTACATTGGTAGTCATTGTATCATTGAACTTTTAGAAAGTGGATATGATGTTATTGCAATAGATAATTTTGCTAATAGTGTAACTGAAAGTGGTGAATCTGCAGCTCTTAAAAGAGTGGAACAGATTACAGGAAAAAAagttactttttataattgcgATCTCATTGATCGAGATAAacttgaaattgtttttaataaggtacaaaatatgaataaaataaaaattatctaaaattactttataatatttcttaaattattttatatttaaaaatatttacaataaattattttattatattttagcatAAAATAGATTGTGTAATTCATTTTGCGGCTATAAAGGCGGTTGGCGAATCAATGCAAATTCCGCTTCactattatcgaaataatattatcggtGCCATCAATTTGTTAgaggtaaaatataattgaataaatctttatatacatatttccatattataaagaaaagtaaatttaatgtttttataaggTAATGAAAGCTGCTGGATGTTTCCAATTAGTGTTTAGTAGTTCTTGTACTGTATATGGAGAACCAAATCAACTTCCAATTACAGAAGAACATCCAACaggaaatattacaaatgtatatggtcgaacaaaatattttattgaagaaaTGCTTAAAGATATATCGAGAGCTGAAAAGgtgttttttaattgaaaaaaaaatataattatataaatatatattataaaaataattccaaaaaataaaaaaaaaccaatttacatatttgataatttatcaattaaaaaaattttcaatgaaatatatataaatatatgatttttttatttttatttaacagaattggaatattatttcccTAAGATATTTTAACCCAGTAGGTGCTCATCAAAGTGGTTTAATTGGAGAAGATCCTACAAAaccatttacaaatttaatgcCTTATATAGCACAAGTAGCTTTAAGACATAAACCTGAACTTGTCATTTTTGGTGGTGATTATCCTACAAAAGATGGTACaggtatatacattttttttttctatataatataaagaatttattatttaaatattttattaaaatgcatttatttttatataggtaTACGTGATTACATTCATGTTATGGATTTAGCTGCTGGTCATGTAGCAGCTTTAAATGCTTTATATAAACAACATTTGAggctaaaaatttataatttaggtACTGGTAAAGGTGTATCCGtactcgaattaattaaaatttttgagaatgtCACAGGGACAACAGTACCATATGTTATTAAAGATAGAAGAGAGGGTGATATAGTATCTATGTATGCTAATACAGATTTAGCAGAAAAAGAATTGGGATGGACAACTAAATATAATGTTGAACGAATGTGTATGACAATTTATTACTACATTTGTTActacatttttttacattttttaaaacgttattttaaaaatattttttaatataggtgAAGATTTCTGGAGATGGCAAACTATGAATCCACATGGTTATCGTAACTCGATAAAAAATggtattaatgaatatataaatggcACTTTGTAATAATGCtactttatcattattaaataaaaaaacagtatttaaatatttgatttttttaaaatttaatactattttatttattttatttatattattatttatttattttgagtatcttttgtttcttctaaTATTGTATACAATGATAAATGCTGAAATTTTAACACCTCAAGACCCCAGCTTGTCCATCTTGGAAGCAAATATCTAgcaaatatttctaaacattTTGGTTCATTTGGAAGATaatctttcataatttctaaaaattaaaataatatttttatatatcttcattcattttttaatataaatttttatatctgatgtataatcatataatatataatttttacctgTAAGTGGTGGTTTATGAGAATGTACTGCACTTGGTAcacttattaataatctacCATCAGGaatgtttatttcatttccatttaatACAGATCCCAAAACTAATAGTTCATAAGGTTGTTTACCAGGTgcacaattaaaattacatattgtaTTTCCTCCTTGagttatctaaaatattaatatcagttataatatacagtatatataactgccattgttatttataaattatatatatacttactttAACCCAATACCATTTTGCTCTATATGTAACACCCCAAgatggaaatatattattaaaaatactatgtAAATGACTTGGAGCATTGGTGCACCATATTGCTACAAGTCCATttgaacataataattttccaattggtATCTTAGCTAATTCTTCATTGTACATCATTTTATAgctatttaacaaaaaaaaatataaaaatataaaaaataatttgtatgatataaaatattatttataatattattattaaagatcaaaatatttttgtataatacaatatgataaaatctatatcaatattattcaatatgagTTTTTTATGGTGATAAGTTGCatctaaaatcttatttaccCATATGCTCACAAAATTGAGAACAAGAAAAACTTATACTATTATCAAAGTACTTGTTCTCATTAAATTGTTCAgagctttcttttttaatggcTTATATTGAACCATACAAGATCACCTAGCTTCTGAATATctggttttttttcttcttatggaCTTGTTCCACCAAGGAGGATCcaacaatataaaatcatattggtTGTTTAGGTCCAGCTTTTTTGCAATCTCTCTCACATCAtagcaataaaatttacatttttgagGGAAaacatatcttttttcttttaattccgATGTAATAACTATATCCATATCGTTACAaccataaaaattttctttttcattacaaaatgtatcttgataaaatttttgagatgCCAAGCGTGCTGCTTCATTATTATCAGATAATATATTAGTAGAAAATAATCCCTCCgtttttgaaatcattttattgaaggtttgtttaatataatttatctgcaaaataaattatatttatgattatatttatgttcaataattagatttttaaattctttatttctaacgattatacttcttttaaatcttcatctggtaaaagttttaatcgttttcttttcctaGTTTTACTTTGTAATGAAATTCCATCTTGTTGCTCGCATTGAATTGTTTGATTTTCTCGTAAATattgagaatttatttcaaataatacttcattaaaaattagtttacaTTTAGTGCTGCcattttttacatttgcataaatattattaagatattttaaatgggATATTATCCATCCTTCTTCAGTTGAGGAAATTAAActcataattgatataaatacacCGCactataaatcaaatataattatacattttctatCTACTTGTTCTAATTGTCGTACTATCATTATCTTACATATATTAAGTATTCGAtacaaatttcgattattaaatatttcgaaaataagcAAACTTCATAGCATTAATGTTACTATGGTAATATAGATgctaagttaaaaaaaaaaatggcgatTATAGTGACAAAtctttaggttaggttagaatatgtgattattctatatttttcttaatattttgacattttttGGTATTATACTTAAGCTTTAATTATAACAGTGAATGAGAAATAGTAaatgtatcatttattaataaatatataaataaaagtaaaaatgagAATTGCTGTGGAAGGTTGTGCACACGGTGAATTGGATATTATTTACGAAACTATTCAAGAAATGGAGAAAactaatggaaaaaaaatagatttactCATTTGT contains:
- the LOC551588 gene encoding factor VIII intron 22 protein — protein: MGDSLDFLTKYHNISNKLKKRFLRKPNVAEASDQFGILAIECEQKELWQYAGLCLLAAARCQETLENTFSELNFLIKAGREFLMADKKDKNIGCSSIGQENIQAAVNCFGQALTHCYNQPGFNTMSAGLALELALALGPTPAGIQQLCKAIDIFPTIKAINTLASYYIKQGDYVSALQILNDFVEFVESYINAGAKGNYNIILHRCEITRVLLLLILQPSPQRLAPSLAQVLEKYAWVEETTDNDFNMNEDELLLLQSLVLSCQSHDYQALLELESELWPYLNIEQKELLHKLIQVLTIQ
- the LOC726389 gene encoding glycerophosphodiester phosphodiesterase 1 isoform X1, coding for MHKIIELILNTGLLMIFLQVIWSIFITIIYHFSIPWIFWISLLVTFGLKIARIPPPKESIVQEVLGVDPLLLKNNTVGKDHGNGEQYCMRVVAHRGGGYDFPENSLTAFRNCKDKGCTAIEFDVWLTKDNVPIIFHDSTIDRVSGKYGIIKKMTWDELKDLDISYNHPLKDKFDKNFIEKIPLLHEGIEMCLSNEQRIIFDLKAFDLNMEIVHIIVEMYNKYPKLFQRAVVSSFNPLVVYMIRRKEPRIVGGLAWRPYYYSRVSYSGVEGPGPARYHNNLFQHLMYCLVDFVYEWMFSRFMYYIVGVSTVLLHKDIINQRVIHDWTNRDVRVIAWTVNLPSEKSHFARLFKLTYLTDTFVG
- the LOC726389 gene encoding glycerophosphodiester phosphodiesterase 1 isoform X2, translating into MCKIIFSTRIPPPKESIVQEVLGVDPLLLKNNTVGKDHGNGEQYCMRVVAHRGGGYDFPENSLTAFRNCKDKGCTAIEFDVWLTKDNVPIIFHDSTIDRVSGKYGIIKKMTWDELKDLDISYNHPLKDKFDKNFIEKIPLLHEGIEMCLSNEQRIIFDLKAFDLNMEIVHIIVEMYNKYPKLFQRAVVSSFNPLVVYMIRRKEPRIVGGLAWRPYYYSRVSYSGVEGPGPARYHNNLFQHLMYCLVDFVYEWMFSRFMYYIVGVSTVLLHKDIINQRVIHDWTNRDVRVIAWTVNLPSEKSHFARLFKLTYLTDTFVG
- the LOC100577308 gene encoding dystrotelin isoform X3 — encoded protein: MQNIIKYIEQCNDICYTSYRTAAKMQILHKELSMQYVQLELIAGIFERHRLSITENCVNLDSSEIEDVLSDIYFAACKETNTNFDIDLASKLALNYILTTFDKQCTRTVSVFSIKVALILISSGRLQEKYGYLYQQLADHNACLSKVSLHTLLINICKITEMLGESAAYGPQNIQSHIDKCFSKSQGCLGVTESEFATWIMQEPPLLIWITTFNRMKSAEHIVHNIRCSFCKTTPIHGLRYSCLKCATYHQCQHCFLHGKISGKHKLKHPVREFCTKTSNREVTKLIIELIRNKLRLCPGRSIGLNIDDQIPHISTEIRYTDCESVRSTIKRRVLNDPQKELQSIITHLEEENKQLQIELLDIQGTKAERLQRHRVTIESQLQRLKLLKKCLFTDRICMPQVINYMQSTPMVPSLSSRLTSLPINFELSPIIRQENIEHTSNMNDTDIQTNNFNPLTRNCINEQNYDVIDPREASSSIKFNNILEPTKIELSTWIGGTKRSDINPSDSGFSQWLSSNNSNCKEEKYSVKAMTNTEKESLPISDSLISIHRDNTPSSLQRPDKHSQHSSLQNIQDSYVVNDNCKLKRATTEMEDLLTGLIQGMESRKNKLTTIV
- the LOC100577308 gene encoding dystrotelin isoform X1 — translated: MQNIIKYIEQCNDICYTSYRTAAKMQILHKELSMQYVQLELIAGIFERHRLSITENCVNLDSSEIEDVLSDIYFAACKETNTNFDIDLASKLALNYILTTFDKQCTRTVSVFSIKVALILISSGRLQEKYGYLYQQLADHNACLSKVSLHTLLINICKITEMLGESAAYGPQNIQSHIDKCFSKSQGCLGVTESEFATWIMQEPPLLIWITTFNRMKSAEHIVHNIRCSFCKTTPIHGLRYSCLKCATYHQCQHCFLHGKISGKHKLKHPVREFCTKTSNREVTKLIIELIRNKLRLCPGRSIGLNIDDQIPHISTEIRYTDCESVRSTIKRRVLNDPQKELQSIITHLEEENKQLQIELLDIQGTKAERLQRHRVTIESQLQRLKLLKKCLFTDRICMPQVINYMQSTPMVPSLSSRLTSLPINFELSPIIRQENIEHTSNMNDTDIQTNNFNPLTRNCINEQNYDVIDPREASSSIKFNNILEPTKIELSTWIGGTKRSDINPSDSGFSQWLSSNNSNCKEEKYSVKAMTNTEKESLPISDSLISIHRDNTPSSLQRPDKHSQHSSLQNIQGDLNDILDRLQNMVTDDRLLDDSYVVNDNCKLKRATTEMEDLLTGLIQGMESRKNKLTTIV
- the LOC100577308 gene encoding dystrotelin isoform X2, encoding MQNIIKYIEQCNDICYTSYRTAAKMQILHKELSMQYVQLELIAGIFERHRLSITENCVNLDSSEIEDVLSDIYFAACKETNTNFDIDLASKLALNYILTTFDKQCTRTVSVFSIKVALILISSGRLQEKYGYLYQQLADHNACLSKVSLHTLLINICKITEMLGESAAYGPQNIQSHIDKCFSKSQGCLGVTESEFATWIMQEPPLLIWITTFNLVHNIRCSFCKTTPIHGLRYSCLKCATYHQCQHCFLHGKISGKHKLKHPVREFCTKTSNREVTKLIIELIRNKLRLCPGRSIGLNIDDQIPHISTEIRYTDCESVRSTIKRRVLNDPQKELQSIITHLEEENKQLQIELLDIQGTKAERLQRHRVTIESQLQRLKLLKKCLFTDRICMPQVINYMQSTPMVPSLSSRLTSLPINFELSPIIRQENIEHTSNMNDTDIQTNNFNPLTRNCINEQNYDVIDPREASSSIKFNNILEPTKIELSTWIGGTKRSDINPSDSGFSQWLSSNNSNCKEEKYSVKAMTNTEKESLPISDSLISIHRDNTPSSLQRPDKHSQHSSLQNIQGDLNDILDRLQNMVTDDRLLDDSYVVNDNCKLKRATTEMEDLLTGLIQGMESRKNKLTTIV